From Roseburia hominis, the proteins below share one genomic window:
- the pdxA gene encoding 4-hydroxythreonine-4-phosphate dehydrogenase PdxA yields MEREYKPLLGITIGDPSGIGPEIVLKALQEEQIYDICRPLVIGSRKVLERAAEAIGMTSPVIHVINEPSEGVYQAGSVDLVETGDYDISQLVWGKEQKLAGQIAIDAIYKSISLGMEGKIDAVTTAPINKVAIKMAGIRQEGHTEIYRDLTKSPFVLTMFDCFKMRVFHLSRHMSLRNAIDYVTKEHVLNDVIRIHQELERAGIKKPLIAVAGLNPHCGEGGLFGDEEIKEINPAIESAKEMGIRVVGPISPDTLFARGKAGEFDAILALFHDQGHIPCKTLDLEESVSITLGLPFVRGSVDHGTAFDKAGKGIATNKSMIAAIRSTVKYASAMHQAEE; encoded by the coding sequence ATTGAAAGAGAGTATAAGCCGCTACTGGGAATCACGATCGGAGATCCGTCAGGAATTGGGCCGGAGATTGTTCTGAAAGCATTGCAGGAAGAACAGATTTATGATATTTGCCGACCGCTGGTTATCGGAAGTCGAAAGGTGCTTGAGCGTGCGGCGGAAGCAATCGGTATGACAAGTCCGGTGATTCATGTCATCAATGAACCTTCGGAAGGGGTGTATCAGGCAGGAAGTGTAGACTTAGTTGAGACCGGAGACTATGATATTAGCCAGCTTGTGTGGGGAAAGGAGCAAAAGCTGGCAGGACAAATTGCGATTGATGCAATTTACAAATCTATTTCCCTGGGAATGGAAGGGAAGATTGACGCGGTTACGACTGCCCCTATCAACAAAGTTGCGATTAAAATGGCGGGAATCCGGCAGGAAGGACATACAGAAATCTACAGAGATCTGACCAAATCGCCTTTTGTGCTGACGATGTTCGATTGTTTTAAGATGCGGGTATTCCATTTAAGCAGGCATATGTCACTTCGTAATGCCATCGATTACGTGACGAAAGAGCATGTATTAAATGATGTGATTCGTATCCATCAGGAGCTTGAGAGGGCAGGAATCAAAAAGCCTCTGATCGCAGTGGCCGGGCTGAATCCGCACTGTGGAGAGGGTGGTTTGTTTGGAGATGAAGAGATTAAGGAAATTAATCCGGCAATAGAATCGGCGAAAGAGATGGGAATTCGCGTGGTCGGCCCAATTTCGCCGGATACGCTGTTTGCCAGAGGAAAGGCAGGAGAGTTTGATGCGATTTTAGCTTTGTTCCATGACCAAGGGCATATCCCATGTAAAACATTGGATTTGGAAGAATCGGTCTCTATTACACTGGGACTTCCGTTTGTCAGAGGTTCTGTGGATCATGGCACGGCATTTGACAAGGCTGGAAAGGGTATTGCGACAAATAAGAGCATGATTGCGGCAATACGCTCTACTGTAAAATACGCAAGTGCAATGCATCAGGCAGAGGAATAG
- a CDS encoding DeoR/GlpR family DNA-binding transcription regulator, translated as MKQSERLEIIIDMLQKNGNVKVAELSRLMDCSEVTIRTDIRKLDEQGVLKKTYGGAVQKEEGLTVSFSPGEFFLNGTEKQRIVQKAYEYIDNRNSIIIDDSTTGCYLAKYIKEHPEKHLIVVTNSLYAAAILSSAKHVELFIVGGQPVGTPPSTLDSFAIQAFQNFNVDKAFVGVNGINLKAGLTSIGTPQMETKRAMIKSAAQTYVIADSSKFGSSNLFTVCPMSDIHLIITDNRISKELLQTAQKNQISIVTV; from the coding sequence ATGAAACAAAGCGAGCGTTTAGAAATTATCATAGACATGTTGCAGAAAAATGGCAACGTTAAAGTGGCCGAACTAAGCCGGCTGATGGATTGTTCCGAAGTCACTATTCGTACTGATATCCGAAAATTAGACGAACAGGGAGTTCTGAAAAAAACCTATGGCGGCGCTGTACAAAAAGAAGAAGGCCTGACTGTATCTTTTTCTCCCGGTGAGTTCTTTTTAAATGGCACTGAAAAGCAACGAATTGTCCAAAAGGCATACGAGTATATTGACAATCGTAATTCCATCATTATTGATGATTCCACCACCGGCTGCTATCTGGCAAAATATATCAAAGAACACCCGGAAAAGCATTTAATCGTAGTTACGAATTCCTTATATGCGGCTGCCATTCTGTCTTCCGCTAAACATGTTGAACTTTTTATAGTAGGAGGTCAGCCCGTAGGCACGCCTCCTTCCACATTAGACAGCTTTGCAATACAGGCTTTCCAGAATTTTAACGTGGATAAGGCTTTTGTCGGTGTAAATGGAATTAATCTTAAAGCCGGACTCACCTCCATCGGAACTCCGCAGATGGAAACCAAACGAGCAATGATTAAGAGTGCCGCACAGACTTATGTGATTGCCGACAGCAGTAAATTTGGAAGCAGCAATCTTTTTACTGTTTGCCCGATGAGTGATATCCATCTCATCATCACTGACAACCGGATTTCCAAAGAACTGCTTCAGACAGCACAGAAAAATCAGATTTCCATTGTTACTGTATAG
- a CDS encoding Maf family protein — protein sequence MFEDRTVILASASPRRTELLAQAGIAHIVIPSTCEEKITSSSPRMVVMDLSRQKALDVYAKYQKAHPAEDFLIIGSDTVVSVGEEILGKPKDEEEAYHMLSMLQDAVHQVYTGVTLLSYQDGKMEENTFYECSNVQVCPMSVEEICRYIATGEPMDKAGAYGIQGRFAVHIRAIEGDYNTIVGLPIARIYQELKKER from the coding sequence ATGTTTGAAGACAGAACAGTGATTCTGGCGTCGGCCTCTCCACGGAGAACAGAGCTTCTTGCACAGGCGGGGATCGCACATATCGTGATTCCCTCGACCTGTGAGGAAAAGATTACCTCCTCCTCGCCCCGCATGGTGGTGATGGATCTTTCCAGGCAGAAGGCCTTAGACGTATATGCGAAATATCAAAAGGCCCACCCGGCAGAGGATTTCCTGATTATTGGTTCCGATACGGTCGTATCAGTAGGAGAGGAGATTTTGGGAAAACCCAAAGATGAAGAGGAAGCATATCACATGCTTTCCATGCTTCAAGATGCGGTGCATCAGGTATATACAGGCGTTACACTCTTGTCTTACCAGGATGGCAAAATGGAGGAGAACACCTTTTACGAGTGCAGTAATGTGCAGGTCTGCCCGATGTCCGTGGAGGAAATCTGCCGCTATATCGCTACCGGAGAACCCATGGACAAGGCGGGAGCATACGGTATTCAGGGAAGATTTGCAGTGCATATCCGGGCAATCGAAGGAGATTATAATACGATTGTCGGTCTCCCAATCGCCAGGATTTATCAGGAGTTAAAAAAAGAAAGGTAA
- a CDS encoding flavin reductase family protein has translation MSFKEINPEELKDNPFNLIGKQWMLITAGDEKKCNTMTASWGGVGIMWSKPTATAYIRQSRYTKEFVDNSEYFTLSIFDETYRKALSLCGTVSGRDTDKIKDAGLTPYYTDGTTAFEEARLVLVCRKVYHQYMGEENFDCKENVDKWYADKDFHTMYMGEIVKVLVKED, from the coding sequence ATGAGTTTTAAAGAAATCAACCCAGAGGAACTAAAAGACAACCCTTTCAATCTCATCGGCAAACAGTGGATGCTGATCACTGCAGGAGATGAAAAGAAATGCAACACCATGACCGCAAGTTGGGGCGGAGTCGGCATCATGTGGAGCAAACCCACGGCCACAGCCTATATCAGACAATCCAGATACACAAAAGAATTTGTGGACAACAGCGAATACTTCACCCTTTCCATATTCGACGAAACCTACCGCAAAGCCTTGAGCCTGTGCGGAACCGTTTCCGGACGGGACACGGATAAGATCAAAGACGCCGGACTGACCCCATACTACACAGACGGCACAACAGCATTTGAGGAGGCACGGCTTGTTCTGGTATGCCGGAAAGTGTATCATCAGTACATGGGAGAAGAAAATTTTGATTGCAAGGAAAATGTGGATAAATGGTATGCAGATAAAGATTTTCACACCATGTACATGGGCGAGATTGTAAAAGTGCTGGTCAAAGAGGATTAA
- the tyrS gene encoding tyrosine--tRNA ligase, producing MGIYEELQARGLIAQVTDEPLIRDLVNNGKATFYIGFDPTADSLHVGHFMALCLMKRLQEAGNKPIALIGGGTAMIGDPSGRSDMRQMMTTETIQHNCDCFKKQMSRFIDFSEGKALMVNNADWLLGLNYIEVLREVGAHFSVNRMLTAECYKQRMEKGLSFLEFNYMIMQSYDFYMLYQKYGCNLQFGGDDQWSNMLGGTELIRRKLGKDASAMTITLLLNSEGKKMGKTQSGAVWLDPKKTSPFEFYQYWRNVADADVLKCIRMLTFLPLEEIDKMDSWEGAQLNKAKEILAYELTKLVHGEEEAEKAQKSAKELFSAGNAANMPTAELAEEDFVDGKIDILNLLVKSGLVASKSEARRTVQQGGAAVDGEKVSDIATVYAKEDFEGEGKVVRRGKKNFRKVMSCAKTE from the coding sequence ATGGGAATTTATGAAGAACTTCAGGCGAGAGGCCTGATCGCTCAGGTAACAGACGAACCATTGATTCGTGATTTGGTAAACAATGGAAAAGCAACATTTTATATTGGTTTTGACCCGACGGCGGACAGCCTTCACGTAGGACATTTCATGGCATTATGTCTGATGAAACGTCTTCAGGAAGCGGGGAATAAACCGATCGCACTGATCGGCGGTGGAACTGCTATGATCGGCGATCCTTCAGGCAGAAGCGATATGCGTCAGATGATGACAACGGAGACCATTCAGCACAACTGCGACTGCTTCAAAAAGCAGATGAGCCGCTTTATTGATTTCTCAGAGGGAAAAGCTCTGATGGTAAATAATGCGGACTGGTTACTGGGCCTTAACTATATTGAAGTATTGCGCGAAGTCGGCGCACATTTCAGCGTAAACCGGATGCTGACGGCAGAATGCTACAAGCAGCGTATGGAGAAAGGACTTAGTTTCCTGGAATTCAATTACATGATCATGCAGAGCTACGATTTCTACATGTTATACCAGAAATACGGCTGTAACCTGCAGTTCGGCGGCGATGACCAGTGGAGCAATATGCTTGGCGGAACCGAACTGATCCGCCGGAAACTGGGCAAAGACGCAAGCGCCATGACCATCACCCTTCTGCTCAATTCAGAAGGGAAAAAGATGGGCAAGACCCAGTCCGGAGCAGTATGGCTCGATCCCAAGAAGACCTCTCCGTTTGAGTTCTACCAGTACTGGAGAAATGTAGCCGACGCGGACGTATTAAAATGCATCCGTATGCTGACCTTCCTCCCGTTAGAGGAAATCGACAAGATGGATTCATGGGAAGGCGCGCAGCTTAACAAGGCAAAAGAAATTCTTGCATACGAACTTACAAAACTGGTTCACGGCGAAGAAGAGGCCGAAAAAGCCCAGAAAAGCGCTAAAGAACTATTCAGCGCAGGCAATGCCGCAAACATGCCGACCGCAGAGCTGGCAGAAGAAGATTTCGTCGATGGAAAAATCGATATCCTGAACCTCCTCGTAAAAAGCGGTCTCGTTGCTTCGAAATCAGAAGCAAGACGTACCGTACAGCAGGGCGGAGCAGCCGTAGACGGCGAAAAAGTCAGCGACATCGCTACTGTCTATGCTAAAGAGGACTTCGAAGGCGAAGGCAAAGTGGTGAGACGGGGGAAGAAAAACTTTCGGAAGGTAATGAGCTGTGCGAAAACAGAATAA
- a CDS encoding M18 family aminopeptidase, translating to MYKEITKELLDFLKKSPTAFHAVSNICDELEKAEFHELKEESKWQIEPGGKYYVTRNGSSVIAFHIGTDLSEYGFNIAASHSDSPTFKVKENAELEIRGKYTQLNTEGYGGMICSTWFDRPLSVAGRVLVKEGNKFHVRLVDMERDLVLIPSMAIHMNRKINEGYAINKQVDTLPLFGGQDTHKGDLKKMIAGKLGVAEENIYGNDLYLYNRMEPSIWGEKEEFISAPHLDDLQCAYTSLQGFLEGGHPQTVNVYACFDNEEVGSASKQGADSTFLYDVLHRINAGLGKTEEDYYRAVASSFMLSADNAHAVHPNHPEKTDVENCAYMNEGVVVKSHAGQKYTSDGVSIGIFREICERAGVPVQFFANRSDEAGGSTLGNLSSAHVSLKAVDIGLPQLAMHSAYETAGIKDTLYMERVMEVFYRSRFKGEDEIEIGEC from the coding sequence ATGTACAAGGAAATTACGAAGGAATTACTGGACTTTCTTAAGAAGAGTCCGACAGCATTTCATGCTGTAAGTAATATTTGTGATGAGTTGGAAAAAGCAGAGTTCCATGAATTAAAGGAAGAAAGCAAGTGGCAGATCGAGCCGGGCGGTAAATACTATGTAACACGCAATGGCTCCAGCGTGATCGCGTTTCACATAGGAACGGATTTGAGTGAGTATGGTTTTAACATTGCGGCTTCCCACAGTGATTCGCCGACGTTCAAGGTCAAGGAAAATGCCGAGCTGGAGATCAGGGGAAAGTATACCCAGCTCAACACAGAAGGCTATGGCGGGATGATTTGTTCGACGTGGTTCGACAGGCCGCTTTCCGTTGCCGGACGGGTCCTTGTAAAAGAGGGAAATAAATTTCATGTAAGGCTTGTGGATATGGAAAGAGATCTGGTTCTGATTCCCAGTATGGCGATACACATGAACCGGAAAATCAATGAAGGGTATGCTATTAATAAGCAGGTCGATACCCTGCCCCTGTTTGGAGGACAGGATACCCACAAAGGGGATTTGAAAAAAATGATTGCCGGGAAATTAGGGGTTGCCGAGGAAAATATTTATGGCAATGACCTGTATCTCTACAATCGCATGGAACCCTCCATATGGGGAGAAAAGGAAGAATTTATTTCCGCACCGCATCTCGATGATTTACAGTGTGCATACACCTCTTTGCAAGGATTTCTGGAGGGAGGCCATCCGCAGACGGTGAACGTATATGCATGTTTTGACAATGAGGAGGTCGGCTCGGCCTCAAAACAGGGAGCAGACTCTACCTTTTTGTATGATGTGCTGCACCGGATCAACGCGGGGCTTGGCAAGACAGAAGAGGATTATTATCGGGCAGTAGCATCCAGTTTTATGTTAAGTGCGGACAATGCACATGCGGTTCATCCGAATCACCCGGAAAAAACGGATGTGGAGAACTGTGCTTATATGAATGAAGGCGTAGTGGTAAAATCTCATGCAGGGCAGAAATATACCAGCGACGGCGTAAGCATCGGAATTTTCAGAGAAATATGCGAGCGCGCCGGGGTTCCGGTTCAGTTTTTTGCCAATCGTTCAGATGAAGCGGGAGGAAGTACGCTGGGAAATCTTTCTTCAGCACATGTTTCTTTAAAGGCGGTAGATATCGGGCTTCCCCAGCTTGCGATGCATTCGGCCTATGAGACGGCAGGTATCAAGGATACGCTTTATATGGAACGGGTGATGGAGGTGTTCTATCGTTCACGCTTCAAGGGGGAAGATGAAATAGAGATCGGGGAGTGCTAG
- a CDS encoding chromate transporter: MPKKKEILLKLFTSTFYLSMFTFGGGYVIVSLMKKKFVDELHWIDEQEMLDMVAIAQSSPGPIAVNGAIVVGYKLCGALGALSAVIGAVLPPFLILSAISGIYTLVKDNQIVSAMLLGMQSGVGAVIASVTYDMAASEMKEKNILSVLIMVGAFLANWVWKVNVVLIILICAGIGVIRTLIGERRERNV; the protein is encoded by the coding sequence ATGCCTAAGAAAAAAGAGATTTTGTTAAAACTATTTACCTCGACCTTTTACCTCAGCATGTTCACATTCGGCGGGGGCTATGTAATCGTGTCTCTGATGAAGAAGAAATTCGTAGATGAACTGCACTGGATTGACGAGCAGGAAATGCTGGACATGGTCGCGATCGCCCAGTCCTCTCCCGGCCCGATCGCAGTAAACGGAGCGATCGTCGTAGGTTATAAATTATGCGGAGCATTAGGAGCACTATCGGCTGTGATCGGCGCTGTACTGCCGCCTTTTTTGATCCTGTCGGCCATTTCCGGCATCTATACACTTGTGAAGGATAACCAGATCGTCAGCGCTATGCTGCTGGGAATGCAGTCCGGCGTAGGGGCGGTCATCGCCTCCGTGACCTACGACATGGCCGCATCTGAGATGAAAGAGAAAAATATCCTGTCAGTCCTCATTATGGTCGGAGCTTTTCTGGCAAATTGGGTCTGGAAGGTAAATGTTGTTTTGATTATTCTTATTTGTGCCGGAATCGGCGTCATACGAACTCTTATCGGTGAGAGGAGGGAGCGTAACGTATGA
- a CDS encoding chromate transporter, whose product MIYLQLFLSFLQIGAFSFGGGYAAMPLIQHQVVELHGWLSMNQFTDLVTISQMTPGPIAINAATFVGTQIAGVPGALAATAGCVLPSCIIAAILANLYIRYRNLKVMQGILGSLRPAVVSMIAAAGLSILISAFWVSGAFSLAASNIRIRSVIYFATALLLLRKTKLNPIWVMLLCGVAEVLFTLVAT is encoded by the coding sequence ATGATTTATTTACAATTATTCTTAAGCTTTCTGCAAATCGGAGCATTCAGCTTTGGCGGCGGATACGCTGCGATGCCGCTGATCCAGCATCAGGTCGTGGAACTTCACGGCTGGCTTTCCATGAACCAGTTCACAGATCTGGTGACAATCTCCCAGATGACGCCGGGACCGATCGCCATCAATGCAGCTACCTTTGTCGGGACACAGATCGCAGGGGTGCCCGGTGCGCTTGCCGCTACGGCCGGCTGCGTTCTCCCTTCCTGCATCATCGCGGCAATCCTCGCAAACCTGTACATAAGATACCGGAACCTCAAGGTCATGCAGGGGATTCTGGGAAGCCTGCGCCCGGCTGTCGTCTCCATGATCGCTGCGGCAGGACTGTCCATCTTAATTTCCGCATTCTGGGTGTCCGGTGCATTTAGCCTCGCCGCCTCTAATATCAGGATTCGCTCCGTGATTTATTTTGCAACCGCGCTTTTACTGCTCAGAAAGACCAAACTAAATCCCATCTGGGTGATGCTGCTCTGCGGAGTCGCGGAGGTACTATTTACGCTGGTCGCTACATAA
- a CDS encoding type II toxin-antitoxin system Phd/YefM family antitoxin, with protein MPQIIPIKDLKNTSEISDMCHKADEPIYITKNGCVDMVIMSMEIYESTMQRLSIYRDIEISENQIKNGQIKNARTALANMRTKYGL; from the coding sequence ATGCCACAGATCATACCTATTAAAGATTTAAAGAATACATCTGAAATTTCTGATATGTGCCACAAAGCAGATGAGCCCATTTATATTACCAAAAACGGATGTGTCGATATGGTAATTATGAGTATGGAAATATATGAAAGCACTATGCAGCGACTTTCTATATATCGAGATATAGAAATATCGGAAAATCAAATTAAAAACGGGCAGATTAAAAATGCCAGGACTGCCCTGGCAAACATGAGGACAAAATATGGGCTATGA
- the truA gene encoding tRNA pseudouridine(38-40) synthase TruA, whose product MRRIKLIVAYDGTNYCGWQIQPNGITVEEVLNSAISKLTGTRTAVIGASRTDSGVHALGNVAVFDTESRIPAERFSYALNQRLPEDIIVMSSEEVPTDWHPRYQNSLKTYEYHILNTKTPVPTRRLYTSFVNFDLDLEKMREGAKYLLGEHDFAAFCCIRTNAKTTVRTITDIQITASPQFDGQEIVLRVTGNGFLYNMVRIIAGVLIRVGRGFYEPEKVKELLEGKERKKEAVTAPARGLCLVGIAYLSE is encoded by the coding sequence ATGAGACGAATCAAATTAATTGTCGCATACGACGGTACGAATTACTGTGGCTGGCAGATTCAGCCCAACGGCATCACGGTGGAAGAGGTGCTTAATAGCGCCATCAGCAAATTGACCGGAACAAGGACGGCGGTCATAGGGGCCAGCCGGACGGATTCCGGCGTACACGCTCTGGGAAATGTGGCTGTTTTCGATACAGAAAGCCGGATTCCTGCAGAGCGTTTTTCCTATGCACTGAATCAGCGGCTGCCGGAGGATATCATCGTGATGTCATCAGAGGAGGTTCCAACTGACTGGCACCCCAGATATCAGAACAGCCTGAAGACCTATGAGTATCATATTCTAAATACCAAAACGCCGGTTCCGACCAGGCGGCTTTATACCAGTTTTGTAAATTTTGATCTGGATTTGGAAAAAATGCGGGAAGGGGCTAAGTATTTGCTCGGGGAACATGATTTCGCGGCATTTTGCTGTATCAGGACGAATGCAAAGACTACGGTTCGGACGATCACGGATATTCAGATTACTGCTTCGCCGCAGTTTGATGGGCAGGAGATCGTGCTTCGCGTCACCGGAAATGGATTTTTGTATAATATGGTCCGGATTATCGCCGGAGTGTTGATTCGTGTGGGACGAGGTTTTTATGAGCCTGAGAAGGTGAAAGAGCTTCTGGAAGGGAAGGAGCGGAAAAAAGAGGCAGTTACAGCCCCTGCGAGGGGGCTGTGTCTGGTGGGGATTGCGTATCTTTCCGAATGA
- a CDS encoding energy-coupling factor transporter transmembrane component T translates to MIRDITIGQYYPAESRIHRLDPRVKIVCTLLYLISLFTFKSIIGYALATLFLAACVRLSKVPFKYIVRGLKPVIMLLMITVIFNLFLTPGGKLLLHFWVFKVTERGLNTAVYMAIRLIYLIMGSSLMTLTTTPNALTDGLESLLRPLSKLRVPVHEIAMMMSIALRFIPILLEETDKIMKAQIARGADLESGNLIQKAKAMIPILVPLFVSAFRRANDLAMAMESRCYRGGDGRTKMKPLVYRGRDYAAYLITAIYVVGAFVLGRYIPFKIWIF, encoded by the coding sequence ATGATTCGAGACATTACCATAGGACAATACTATCCCGCCGAGAGCAGGATTCACCGGCTGGACCCGCGGGTGAAGATTGTTTGCACCTTATTGTATTTAATTTCATTATTTACATTTAAAAGTATTATCGGATATGCACTGGCGACTTTGTTTCTGGCAGCCTGTGTGCGGCTCTCCAAGGTACCGTTCAAGTACATTGTAAGAGGGTTAAAACCGGTCATTATGCTGCTTATGATCACGGTGATCTTCAATCTTTTTCTGACTCCCGGGGGGAAGTTACTGCTTCATTTCTGGGTGTTTAAGGTGACGGAGCGGGGACTGAATACGGCAGTGTATATGGCGATACGGCTCATCTATCTGATCATGGGCTCCTCGCTCATGACGCTGACCACGACGCCGAATGCACTGACGGACGGGCTGGAAAGTCTGCTCCGGCCGCTTAGTAAGCTGCGTGTTCCGGTACATGAGATCGCGATGATGATGTCCATCGCACTGCGTTTTATTCCAATCCTTCTGGAAGAGACGGATAAGATCATGAAAGCGCAGATCGCAAGAGGCGCAGACCTGGAGAGCGGCAATCTGATTCAGAAGGCCAAGGCTATGATTCCGATTCTGGTACCGCTTTTTGTGTCGGCGTTCCGGCGGGCAAATGACCTGGCAATGGCGATGGAGTCGAGATGTTACCGGGGCGGAGACGGAAGAACAAAGATGAAACCGCTGGTGTATCGCGGCCGGGATTACGCCGCGTATCTGATCACGGCAATCTATGTTGTCGGTGCTTTTGTTCTGGGGAGATATATACCGTTTAAAATCTGGATATTTTAG
- a CDS encoding energy-coupling factor transporter ATPase produces MSIKLEHVNYVYSQGTAYEKRALKDVSLEILDGQFIGVIGHTGSGKSTLIQHLNGLIRATDGAIYFNGENVYADGYNMKELRNQVGLVFQYPEHQLFEVNVLEDVCFGPKNQGLSPEECKKRAREALRLVGLKEKYYDHSPFDLSGGQKRRAAIAGVLAMRPKVLVLDEPTAGLDPKGRDEILDQIAYLHKESDMTVILVSHSMEDIAKYVDRIIVMNHGEVMFDDDPKKVFAHYKELEKVGLAAPQVTYIMHELKGKGFDVATDATTVEEAADAIMAHFTQSPKESKKQ; encoded by the coding sequence ATGTCGATTAAGTTAGAACATGTAAATTACGTATACAGCCAGGGAACGGCATACGAGAAGAGGGCCCTGAAAGATGTGAGTCTGGAGATTTTGGATGGGCAGTTTATCGGAGTGATTGGCCATACCGGTTCCGGGAAATCTACCCTGATTCAGCATTTGAACGGGCTTATCAGGGCCACGGACGGGGCGATTTATTTCAATGGGGAAAATGTTTATGCAGACGGATATAATATGAAAGAGCTTCGCAATCAGGTGGGGCTGGTATTTCAGTATCCGGAGCATCAGCTTTTTGAGGTGAATGTCCTTGAGGACGTTTGTTTTGGGCCGAAGAACCAGGGACTTTCTCCGGAGGAATGCAAGAAGAGGGCAAGAGAGGCGCTGCGTCTGGTGGGGCTGAAAGAGAAATATTATGACCATTCTCCGTTTGATCTTTCGGGGGGACAGAAGCGTCGTGCGGCGATCGCCGGCGTTCTTGCCATGCGCCCCAAGGTGCTGGTGCTTGACGAGCCGACCGCAGGGCTGGACCCCAAGGGGAGAGATGAGATACTGGATCAGATCGCTTATCTGCACAAGGAAAGCGATATGACGGTCATTCTGGTGTCGCACAGTATGGAAGATATCGCAAAATATGTGGATCGGATTATCGTGATGAATCACGGGGAAGTGATGTTTGACGATGATCCGAAGAAGGTATTTGCGCATTACAAAGAATTGGAAAAAGTAGGGCTTGCGGCGCCGCAGGTCACGTATATCATGCACGAATTAAAAGGAAAAGGATTTGATGTGGCGACGGACGCGACTACGGTGGAGGAAGCGGCAGACGCCATCATGGCGCATTTCACACAGAGCCCGAAGGAGAGTAAAAAACAATGA
- a CDS encoding energy-coupling factor transporter ATPase: MKMIKTDKLIFEYAKRDEEGNVIGKSRAIDEVDLDIEPGQFIAILGHNGSGKSTLAKHMNAILVPTEGTMWVDGKDTREDEYLWDIRQSAGMVFQNPDNQIIGTVVEEDVGFGPENLGVPTEKIWERVEESLKSVGMIEYRHHSPNKLSGGQKQRVAIAGVMAMRPKCIVLDEPTAMLDPNGRKEVLRSVMELQKREHITIILITHYMEEVVDADKVIVMDHGHVVMQGTPREIFSRVEELKAYRLDVPQVTILADELRKRGLNIPAGILRKEELVELLCRLS, translated from the coding sequence ATGAAAATGATAAAAACAGATAAATTGATATTTGAATATGCGAAGCGTGACGAGGAAGGAAATGTGATTGGTAAGAGCCGCGCCATCGACGAGGTGGATCTGGATATTGAGCCGGGGCAGTTCATCGCGATCCTGGGGCATAACGGCTCCGGGAAATCGACGCTTGCCAAGCATATGAATGCTATATTGGTGCCGACGGAAGGGACCATGTGGGTAGACGGAAAAGACACCCGGGAAGATGAATATTTGTGGGATATACGCCAGAGCGCCGGAATGGTGTTTCAGAATCCGGACAATCAGATCATCGGAACGGTGGTGGAAGAGGACGTAGGATTTGGGCCTGAGAATCTGGGCGTTCCGACAGAGAAGATCTGGGAACGCGTGGAGGAGAGCCTTAAGTCAGTCGGAATGATCGAGTACCGCCACCATTCGCCGAATAAGCTGTCCGGCGGGCAGAAGCAGAGGGTGGCGATTGCCGGCGTGATGGCCATGCGGCCAAAGTGTATCGTGCTGGACGAGCCGACAGCCATGCTGGACCCCAACGGGCGGAAGGAAGTACTGCGCAGCGTTATGGAGCTTCAGAAAAGAGAGCATATCACCATTATTCTGATCACACATTATATGGAAGAAGTGGTAGATGCGGATAAAGTCATTGTGATGGATCACGGGCATGTGGTCATGCAGGGAACTCCCCGGGAGATTTTTTCGCGAGTGGAGGAACTTAAGGCATACCGTCTGGACGTTCCACAGGTGACGATACTGGCCGATGAGCTTAGAAAGCGGGGGCTTAACATACCGGCGGGGATTTTGAGAAAAGAAGAATTGGTGGAGTTGTTATGTCGATTAAGTTAG